The stretch of DNA AAGCTCTGCCTCacttgcctcccctgaccgcacgtcactggtaaAGAGAGTAGTGataaagtgggcttgtgtgagtgggggtgtctgtgtgtgtgtgtgtgtgggtgtgtgtgtgtgtgtggtgaaatatggttcatagctgcaaggaaacatatagaattggacattttttaaaatcttattttgcactttaacctgactgccgggtcaaattgacccaaacAGTACCTATGTAAAAGTAGACGTAGgggttggtacaaatgtgtaaaatgaataaattttcaatttatatgtagagtgcacctattaagacaaatagaaaaagtttcatgcaaaaaaatacttgcaactattaaaaaaaaataattaaactttaaaacgggtcaatttgacctggaacttaacaggagggttaaatgtGCGGTGCTGGTGGTCGAGTGTGAAGGACTTTTAACGGGTTTTTCTACTTGAATTTTCTactggtattttaataatagtttgtatttatttctttgttagCTCTCAGGATTGAAGGTGGTGCGTTTGGCCCAGATGGTGGCGCCCCCTGTTGCTGTGGCTGTCCCGTGATCAACATAAATCGATGGAGGGAAATCCAACGAGTGTTTGTGACGTCACGGTGTTTGGCGATTCTTTGCTCGGTTCTTTGATTCTTTGCCAGGTGGCGTTGTTGGcaacaaactaaataattgtgtatttttaccaTCGATTGCctcactaatatttatttagctaatgttagcttataCACTCTTTCTTCTGCACTAGATGGGTTTAATGCTATTACtctctttaatactgaaattattcaatatatgaccttatattttatgtttgcaaGCATTTCtatgtcatatttaaagttttaagcagGGTTATTGGtactgattttaaattattcagtttagcTGACAGCTTTgcactgtttaacttttttctgctgcttctactcatttcatttcagcaagtgttctgcagtttaactcaaatgtttctacaattttcagcagttacattcagcactaacacgacattttcacaggaaaggcaaatgttctacttactttctaagacactaataatatatctatgtgtggaggttaaattagttccagcattagaaacatggtaatctataatagaaaacagctgcagcagaacagagaaaaatataactaagacaaaagacacaacatattattgaagaaaatattcaaccatattttctacaatcaagaaaaattaatgcatgaaaattaatttatagtgaatatttcattttctatagagtaaatgttttttaaaaatttcttcaTAAAGCTTTTACATAGTTAGAGTTAGACtggttaatataatttaaaacaaataacagcataAGTTGCAATATCATCTTGTTTCAAAGAGAAACCTATCaaagattttattgtatatatgtTTGAGAATGCACAAccattaatgaaaatgttcaattagAGCTAATAAACAGAggtgaataaattaattataacTTTTCTAtcaattataaatattataattttataaccttGTTTAAGAACTGATTTCCTAAAATGacttatgacaaaataaattgtcacaTGGTGACATGACTACTTCAGTAACTAACCCGTATTTGGCTTGGACAGATCTGGCCCAGGTGAGGCATGCCTCATGTGAACCGTGCCATCACTGCCAGATCTTTCCTGAGTCTGGCTGACATCCAATTTGCCATGCCAGAGGTTTGCCAGATGTGTCAGCAGAATGCCAGATCCGGTTCAGGTCGGTCTGCTGTGTGGGAACCGGCGAAGGCTCGCTCCTCTGGTCACCGTTTGCtggtggtcctggttctggttggttgttgAATCTCTATGTATGAGAAATGTAAGTGGGTGTATGGCgtccatttttgttgtttattttgacattatctacatgggtttgaatgtctgggtgtacacatgagaatgggaacatgtgatcttgtctctgtgtgcctggtctgtctgtcaggtttggtctctggctccctcctctctgtgatcacctttatatcaagttgggtgagaggagggggcccctataaaacttttctctcacctttcttttctctcccgctttcttctccgtctcattacaatttaataaaataaacccaaagcagttTCCAATAAAGTTTCATGTAATTATATCAGGGGGAAGCCATAATGGTCCACTTATGCAAGTCTTTAGGGCTTAACCTTGGTACTCGACAATGCTGAGTGTCACACTGTCAGACAGgacaagtttaatacaaaacacaacaaaaagacaaaatgcaagtgtatagtcaatggtaaatgtatgtatagCGATTTATCTAGTGTAGAGgatgccaaagtgctttacatgctgatggtggtaagctacattgtagcccagctgccctagggcagactgagaagctgctacacaatgggcgccatcggacttctgactaacagcaggcaaggcaggtttggtgccttgctcaaggactcaacaactgagatggatgtgggaagtttgaaccggcaacccatcagttacaggaaccacagtggctacaaccagtttagctgtagtaccaccatctactgggttcaaGTATAAGGcacaacatacactaaaggaaaactcaaaactttaatgttaaatgaaatgttacatgtttatttctttctaaaatacatataaacataaaaatagtttcaacattaaaatacagtaatctaaatgctgcagcagaacagattaaaatattacagataaaacaagagaaaaaagcaaaatattaaaaataattacatgtactttgtgcaatcaatgcatgaaaattagtttgcggtgaattttgcatttctttaaagtacaaatgattttttttatttgaatagattttaattaggtagagtaaaactggttaacataatttgaaagaaataaaatcagattcaatctcattttacattaaacacaaaattaacacaaatactgttttgtagatttttttttaaaacactcaaccattatatacattctattgttgatttaaaaaactacaaaaataaaccccactaaCACTCTCTATagtacagaataatacaaatcaatccctcaagtccaatcatgtgagaatgttctggaagggagtccatgtccggtcaaactctgttaatgcatgaaatagtcagtgggcccccaagcctcttcatctatcagcatcagtactggcactcctcagggctgtgtgctgagccctctgctcttcacgttgtacacacacaacatacagtttgacataaacagtatgTTAATACaacaacatacagtttatcattattgttttttgatacagaatataccagaaaaataaaacatcaatgaaggaaaatgtgtcatggttgaacATCTCTAAGTAACCAAATgtgaagatcaaaatgatcacatttaacaaatacaacataggacatttatggaacatacttctacagcttttcaactgtgtgacgcgtcatgtgcttagttaaacaatgtttattactaaaactttttaaacaggtcacacatgaaaacggcttttcaccagtgtgaatcctcatgtgctgagttaaagccgATTTATGCCTAAAaatttttccacaggtcacacatgaaaacggcttttcacctgtgtgaatcatcatgtgctgagttaaagccgATTTATGCCTAAAaatttttccacaggtcacacatgaaaacggcttttcaccagagtgaatcatcatgtgctgagttaaatcctgttttcgaataaaactttttccacaggtcacacatgaaaacggcttttcaccagtgtgaccCCTAATGTGCcgaattaaattttgtttttgacaaaagctttttccacaatttccacatgaaaacggcttttcaccagtgtgaatcatcatgtgctgagttaaatcctgttttcgaataaaactttttccacaggtcacacatgaaaacggcttttcacctgtgtgaatatTCATGTGCTGagtaaaatcctgttttcgacTAAATCtctttccacagttcacacacgaaaacggcttttcaccagtgtgaatcatcatgtgctgagttaaaacatgtttttgactaaaactttttccacaggtcacacatgaaaacggcttttcacccgtgTGAATCATCATATGCTTAGTTAAATACTGTTTTTGACGAAAACATTctccacaattcacacatgaaaacggcttttcaccagtatgaatcatcacATGACgagttaaatcatgtttttgaataaaactctttccacacttcacacatgaaaacggcttttcacccgtatgagttctcataagagcatcaaaaacagatttgaaagccAAACGCTTTTCACAGATGACACTTGAGAAAGGTTTTCGTCTTTcttgattttggttctcagcttcagcagcttcctggaagatgacttggttcctgtttggttctgattcagtgtggtctgtttgctcatcaacaggaaccaccatgcaggtatcagtctcctgttttaattcaatctgttcttcaccctgactgcagtaaacttctctctcttccacttttatctgatgatcttctggctcttcctgttcttgtttcacctgcagaggttccaactcctcctggtacagagtggatctcctctcctggttataaacgttacacttcagggaatctggacaagaaaacagagaaagagtaaTTGCTaccttttctgaaataaatacgaGTAATTGTTCATCTTTcaagacagaaatgaataaaaaaaaccaattgATAATtcaagagcgtagacagagataCAGATCAGTCGATatatccagctgacatttgggGAATTCTCAAATTAACGgatatgaagaaaaatattttattacaaaattaattgtagtagggattattgttaatatttacctgcaaattgtattatttcaagatactatttatttttatcactttgaaatatattgaaattttactttagttcactttatatctttatggtttatttataaacatgagtttatttgtaggttaatagctgtttagtttttgttcctttgttattaacttttctaagttagacattaagaactgtgggtccattttctgtaagtatagggactggtataggaccagcatgcactgggttgggcctgtgggttttgaccagagcaggagaggaaacaatgaaaagtagtgatggtgagatgcagcttcatgaagccctgaggaactccatccaatcattcgactcatgagccgatgcaccgcggtgcttcttttgctctactgtgacatcaactggacaatatatgtaaaataggcaacgtgaaaacaacatgaagctttacaataaataaacaagtttaaaatgtttgtgattctgatacataaattctgattaatctggttgtatgaaacaatggctggatccaaaagaaaactagaaacaaatagaaaagagggttgtgattggcttgttactcgctgtgtcaccagggacaacgatttattactaaaaaataaaaactgtaactgctcaggtttaggtgagttctctgtcttacccgcttcattactcaacacatcactaatgaaaagtttgatctttgttatttgcttgtcaaactggaaaaaataaactataaaagcaattttcaagttgtttggacattgaacttcttttatttatgtaactgtttggtgtattagttgaaaacggcgtaaaaataaagaaactgtaaattccCACTCATATTTGGCCCATGAATGCACCTTTGCCCATAGTCATTGTGCCCCTTTTCCCcataaactataaataaacgcctcatggaccgctcttgcctattgttactgaagagatttaaggcggccatcttggagcggtcgaccgttccactcagctttatgtttaacagactcaatgacgtatcagcgcatttatcaatcataactcgctaaatactaaacagatattcaccaatttttctgtaaaccttattaaaaggttagcaacatttacaaggaaatgatttttaaagtagttttgaatgactgatataaggttgagcatatttaactattcttagtggggaaaacagaatagagtcagaatagaatgtgttgatatttctgtattatgattattttacaaagcacacaaccagtcataattttttaaatatattatttagtaatatcaatacatatttatataaatatacaaacacaaaataatacaatcagagagaaataaagatgcttaagtaattattaatgctgaataatatgcattaaactacacatatttatatggacatgcgtatatacataatatctacataggttttattcatgttttccagccgaGGAGGAGCTTAACCCTTTGATGCACAACATGGGTCAAAAATTACCTGCATTCATTTTCCATGTTATTTCATGCTGActgagtttttctttgctctgtgTTTCGAAATCAATTCATTTTATGATTGAATATTCCAAGTATTctttaaatatcttgtttttaattaccacagatcattaatttatttttttatttcctactttatgaacaaacataatttttatattactaTACATGGGTCATCCAAgtgtgatttaaaattaaatgtcttaatactataaaacaaaaatgtttcaagtaaTTACTTTAGTAGTGAATGGGGCcaaacagttatttatttaatacttgCAACACGTTTGTCATTTTATCACACATACACATAAATCCTGATAACAGATAACAGCTATTGAACTGAACATTATCTGTGGTTGAACAACTGTAAACTGGTGAAATgtgaccaaacaaaataaaacacaactgaacACATTAGTAGAACACAAACTGCCATCTCAATTTTTGCATGCCTCACAAATGATCACTAATTTTTTGTGCTCCTTGCACACCGGCCTAGTGCACTGGGAACACTAGCTGCTGGCTTTTCTGTCTTTCGAAACTGGGCAGATCGCgcacctcttcctcttcctcttcctttggCCCTCCTGTCTGATGTCCTCTTGTAGCTGAGTGGTggctgtgtctttttttaacccACACCTTCCCATTGCCTCAATAATATGCTTCTGGAGTTTGGGTGTGCCCTCCAGGCGCCTCTTCATATGTGGCATGACGAGCTCTTTGCCCAGCTCCTTGATAAATAGTCGTCGTGCATTACTCGCACCACCCATATAATCAGGGTATTGTGCACTGAAGTTGGTGTAGGCATTGAGTGTGGCAACATCCAGCATATTGTACCAGAGAACCATGGGTCACCTCCTTGTTCTCCGCAGACATGTGTAGTTGCTAACCATTTGATCCATTGTGTCCACTCCTCCTTTCGTTTTATTGTAGTACTGGATCACTTCTGGTTTCTTCTTCTGACTGCTGTTATCCACTGCTTTGTCATCATGCATGGTGCTCAGTAGGACAACAGCCTTTCCTTTCTTCTGCACATAGCTCACCATGGTCATGTTGCCATAGAATCCAAATTCTGAGCTATGAAGCTCCCATGATTTGGATGGCTTCATGATAGATGGTATGTCAGGCTTGTTCTGGCGAAGAGTCCCAACGATGGTCAAGACACAAGGACAGTTCCCACCAAATGCTGTAGTAAATGCATGCAGGTCGTTTCTGACCCATGTGTGTAAACTTGATGTAGAATTACAAAAGCTGTGCTTGTTCATAacttaagagagaaaaaataaaaatgatgatttgtggtaaacaaaaacaagatatttactGCATATCTGGAAACgtaaatgataaaattaatttatttcaaaagtataTCATAGAAACACTCAACCATACATGAAGTAACCTGGAAAATGAATGCGGGTCGTTTATGACCCATTTTGTGCGTTAGAAGGGTAGTGATACAAAAAGggtttttgttcaaaaagtaagaaaggaaaaaattaattaaggaTGTATGATGATCAAAAACAAGTTAATTGAGGAATACCTTGAATACTGAatgatgaaattaatttattgcaaagATATAGAAGATAAAAACTCAGCCGGGTCACTTTTGACCCATGTTTTGCATCAAAGGGTTAAgagagattcagcagctgagattcatcagtgcagtgaatccgtctctccttaaagacattccccacttcttcctcacatggtctttatgaaaccttcaaaacaaaaacaggagctattttactttagacagagtgaaagaatttcatataaataagagtcTTTCCCACCTTGTGTGGCATAATCTAAATCAATGTTAGGGAAAGAGAtccaaaaagtggtgaaatcaacctttattgaagtttaactaattagaaaaaggtttcacaaatcccaaacatggctctgaatattctgctgttagagcagaataatccagctCAGGTCTGAAGAGtccaggtgttgtagtttttaaactagaatcGAATAAGATGCGGAAgctagtgaaaaattaggtggaataaccctttagccatttcccgaatcgGAAACTAAATTCAGCTTCGTGTATatgagccattttcacagcgtaattctgattcctgcgttcatttaccggttaacaaaacatttatacgggaaaagaacatttactaaatgatcctcatacagaaaggtgcagacatttagaccttaacctgcatccaaacgctggtggttcctacctattcggtgtaagattatctggggcctccgggagaaatccagcagtctgcgatgatcatccatctcttcctccgacttgacgatgatttctttaaactctgtgaatgtttcttcagcagcagttaacggctcgttaataaactcgtttagagaaacagtcgaacattcaaccaaacagaccatgcgccattttctttgtcttcttcttcttctttgggattttatgactgtcgttcattcatgtcattgcattaccgccaccttgtggatcttacgatcatcacGTTCATTTAAATGTGCGGTGCTGGTGGTCGAGTGTGAAGGACTTTTAACGGGTTTTTCTACTTGAATTTTCTAccggtattttaataatagtttgtatttatttctttgttagCTCTCAGGATTGAAGGTGGTGCGTTTGGCCCAGATGGTGGCGCCCCCTGTTGCTGTGGCTGTCCCGTCATCAACATAACTCGATGGAGGGAAATCCAACGAGTGTTTGTGACGTCACGGTGTTTGGTGATTCTTTGCTCGGTTCTTTGATTCTTTGCCAGGTGGCGTTGTTGGcaacaaactaaataattgtgtatttttaccaTCGATTGCctcactaatatttatttagctaatgttagcttataCACTCTTTCTTCTGCACTAGATGTGTTAAATGCTATTACtctctttaatactgaaattattcaatatatgaCCTTATACTTTACCTTTGCAAGCATTTCTGtgcaacatttaaagttttaagcagGGATGTTGGtactgattttaaattattcagtttagcTGACAGGTTTgcactgtttaactttttcctgctgcttctactcatttcatttcagcaagtgttctgcagttgaactcaaatgtttctacaattttcagcagtaacattcagcactaacacgacattttcacaggaaaggcaaatgttctacttactttctaagacactaataatatatctatgtgtggaggttaaatgagttccagcattagaaacatggtgatctataatagaaaacagctgcagcagaacagagaaaaatataactaagactaaagacacaacaaattattgaagaaaatattcaaccatattttctacaatcaagaaaaatcaatgcatgaaaaccAGGTTGTACCAGGTTAGGATTGGCTTTTTTACTTATCACTTGGCGGCGGGGATGTTTATGGACCTGTGAGGGGCTGCTTCCTTTTTCACAGTTGGTGCGTTGGCTTTTCTGTAGCATCCTTCCTACTGGTGGTGTAGTCGGCAAGTTGAGAGGCTTgtgtttttggcttatttgtgtatgaagtggtgaaagtgcttgtgttggctggtgtttgcattttgattggccccttttttgggtctggtatcgtttgctgtctgtctgtcttggtGTTGGTATGGGGtgtgatttattgctttgctaGCCTATCTGTGGCCACAGCCTGGTGCTGGGCTGGGATTCAGGGCTGTGGGTGGTATTCTTGTTCTGGATATTGCGCTGAGCTGGCTGGTCGGTCCATTTCTTGAATTGGGGTTCTTTCAGTAAACCCGGTGCCCTGTATGTCTGCTGGATCTTCTTCATTGGGACTAGGTGAATCCTTTGGTTGGCAGGCTGGCTTTGTGACATGGGATaggggtttggtttgaatgattcCTAAGTtggtggtcctggttctggttggatcTCTGTGTATGAGAAATGCAAGTGGGTGTATGgcgtccatttttgttttgtttattttgacattatctacatgggtttgaatgtctgggtgtacacatgagaatgggaacatgtgatcttgtctctgtgtgcctggtctgtctgtcaggtttggtctctggctccctcctctctgtgatcacctttatatcaagttgggtgagaggagggggcccctataaaacttttttctcacctttcttttctctccagctttcttctccgtctcattacaatttaataaaataaacccaaagcagtttcaaataaagtttcatgtaaTTATATCAGGGGGAAGCCATAATGGTCCACTTATGCAAGTCTTTAGGGCTTAACCTTGGTACTCGACAATGCTGAGTGTCACACTGTCAGACAGgacaagtttaatacaaaacacaacaaaaagacaaaatgcaagtgtttagtcaatggtaaatgtatgtatagcgatttatctagtgcagaggatgccaaagtgctttacatgttgatggtggtaagctacattgtagcccagctgccctagggcagactgacagaagctgctacacaatgggcgccatcggacttctgactaacagcaggcaaggcaggtttggtgccttgctcaaggactcaacaactgagatggatgtgggaAGTTTGAACCAGAAACCCATCAGGTACAGGAACCACAGTGGATACAACCAGTATAGCCGTagtaccaccatctactgggttcaaggatcaggcacaacatacactaaaggaaaactcaaaacttttaatgttaaatgaaatgttacacgtttatttttttctaaaatacatataaacataaaaatagtttcaacattaaaatacagtaatctaaatgctgcagcagaacagattaaaatattacagctaaaacaagagaaaaaagtatattaaaaataaatattaaatataatttatattaaaatatatatatatatatatataaaaatattaaaaataattacatgtactttgtgcaatcaatgcatgaaaattagtttgcggtgaattttgcatttctttaaagaacaaatgattttttttatttgaatagattttaattaggtagagtaaaactggttaacataatttgaaagaaatgaaatcagattcaatctcattttacattaaacacaaaattaacacaaatactgttttgtagaaatttttttaaaacactcaaccattatatacattctattgttgatttaaaaaactacaaaaataaaccccactcactctctatggtacagaataatacaaatcaatccctcaagtccaatcatgtgagaatgttctggaagggagtccatgtccggtcaaactctgttaatgcatgaaatagtcagtgggcccccaagcctcttcatctatcagcatcagtactggcactcctcagggctgtgtgctgagccctctgctcttcatgttgtacacagacaacatacagtttgacataaacagtaacttaatacaataacatacagtttatcattattgtttattgataCAGAATATGccagaaatataaaacatcaatgaaggaaaatgtgtcatggttgaacatctctaagtatccaaatgtgaagatcaaaatgatcacatttaacaaatacaacataggacatttatggaacatacttctacagcttttcaactgtgtgacgcatcatgtgcttagttaaacaatgtttattactaaaactttttaaacaggtcacacatgaaaacggcttttcaccagagTGAATCATCAGATGCGTAGTTAAATTcgatttttgaataaaacattttccacagttcacacatgaaaacggcttttcacctgtgtgaatcctcatgtgctgagttaaattcgctttatgactaaaactttcTAAACAGGTCAAacatgaaaactgcttttcaccagtgtgaatcctcatgtgctcagttaaattatattttccactgaaacgttttccacagttcacgcatgaaaatgacttttcaccagtgtgaatcatcatgtgcctagttaaattctgttttcgaataaaacttttcccacaggtcacacatgaaaacggcttttcaccagtatgaatcctcatgtgctcagttaaactctgttttcgaataaaactttttccacaggtcacacatgaaaacggcttttcacgagtgtgaatcatcatgtgcttagttaaattctgtttttgactaaaaatttttccacaattcacacatgaaaacggcttttcaccagtgtgaatcatcatatgccgagttaaatcctgttttagactaaaactttttccacagttcacacaagaaaacggcttttcacccgtatgagttctcatatgagcatcaaaaacagatttgaaagtcaaacgctttttacagatgacacatgagaaaggttttcttctttcctgattttggttctcagcttcagcagcttcctggaagatgtcTTGGTTCccgtttggttctgattcagtgtggtctgtttgctcatcaacaggaaccaccatgcaggtatcagtctcctgttttaattcaatctgttcttcaccctgactgcagtaaacttctttctcttccac from Xiphophorus maculatus strain JP 163 A chromosome 13, X_maculatus-5.0-male, whole genome shotgun sequence encodes:
- the LOC111610462 gene encoding gastrula zinc finger protein XlCGF57.1-like; the protein is MRTHTGEKPFSCVKCGKSFIQKHDLTRHVMIHTGEKPFSCVNCGECFRQKQYLTKHMMIHTGEKPFSCVTCGKSFSQKHDFTQHMNIHTGEKPFSCVTCGKSFIRKQDLTQHMMIHTGEKPFSCGNCGKSFCQKQNLIRHIRGHTGEKPFSCVTCGKSFIRKQDLTQHMMIHSGEKPFSCVTCGKIFRHKSALTQHMMIHTGEK
- the LOC111610600 gene encoding gastrula zinc finger protein XlCGF8.2DB-like, whose translation is KSVFDAHMRTHTGEKPFSCVNCGKSFSLKQDLTRHMMIHTGEKPFSCVNCGKIFSQKQNLTKHMMIHTREKPFSCVTCGKSFIRKQSLTEHMRIHTGEKPFSCVTCGKSFIRKQNLTRHMMIHTGEKSFSCVNCGKRFSGKYNLTEHMRIHTGEKQFSCLTCLESFSHKANLTQHMRIHTGEKPFSCVNCGKCFIQKSNLTTHLMIHSGEKPFSCVTCLKSFSNKHCLTKHMIVTLSIVEYQG